The sequence below is a genomic window from Salicibibacter cibarius.
ATGATCGCCTTAGCAAGTGGAATGTTTTTTGTACAACTCATTGATTCTCAGCTAATCTTGTTCTTGGATCAAACGTTTGACCCGTCATCACAAGTTTTAGGGTATTCAATGGCAGCAAGTGGTCTAGGAACTCTTTTCATAACTGCTTATTTGAGTAAAAGAATAATAAATAATTATTCCTTATATTACTTATTAGGCATTTTCACGCTAGGCGCTACCTTTATAGCTATCCTAATTTTCACAGTAACTTCGCAATTTATAGGAATATTTCTAATACCTTTTGGCTTTTTTATAGCAGGAATAGCTCTTGGAAGTATAATGATCTCATTTCAAATACTTGTTCAAAAATCCATTCCTGTTACCCATACAGGGCGTATCTTTGGTGCTATTTCTGGAATTACAAGTTTAGCAACAGTTCTAGGCCTTACATTAGGCGGTGTTAAAGCTGAATTGCTTGGGGTATACACAGCATACTTTGTGGCAGGGATTTGCCTCATCTTACTGTCCGTATTTTTAAGACTATACGCCACATTAAAGAATTAAAAAAATATTGCCTTCCATGGTTGATAGTAAGATTCAAGTTCGGACAGAGTTATTTCGTTAAATGGCCTCGTTCACGCCACAACCTCTATTACTACTTTCACGAAAAGAACCCCCTTGGAGTCTGCATTCAAAGGGGGGAGCCTTATTTTTATTACAACTACAAAGGTCGCCCCTCTTTGAGCGCTTGCTTTAACTTTTGCTGCATTTCGCCGATGCCGCGACTGCCAAGTAACGGCATCTCAATGTTGGCATGGGGGCCAAAACTTTTTTCAACGATTGGTTTGTATTTTTTACCGGTAAGGACGACGAGGTGTTGAAAATCGTTCAGTCGCTTCTTTCGTACTTGTTCAGCCAAACATTTCATTGAAATAATATCATCACTTTTATGGCTAAAAGATAAGTCATAGGGGCCGGGAACAGTGTCCTCCAGCTGTAAAAACCCGTGTTTCGCTGATAAAATCACCCATTGGGGATGAAACATCTCTGCGTATGCACGACACAGACGGTGAAATGTCCCAATGTAAGCATCACGGGCAAAGACGGGGCCAATCTCCCCTTCTTTGTCCCAGATTTTTCTATTCCCGCATGGGAGAATCGCAAGGGTTGTCACAAAATCACCGTCCTATTTCTACAGTAAGAAAAACAGTACAATAATCACGAGCAAAATCACTCCTGCACCCATACACCCAATCGCCCCGCAACCCGCGCCGCCAAACCCGCCCCGGTAACCTCTGCCATAGCGGCGGCGACGGCCTCCAAGCATGGAGCCTAATGCCATGCCGCCGAGGAAAGAACCTGTTCCTCCCCTACCATTGCCGCTACTATTTGACGCACGGCTTGACGAACGACTTGTCGCACGACCGGAGAAACCACTTGCAGAGCCACGTGATCTTCCGCCGCGAGTATTTCCTCCTCTCGGACGGCCACCGCCACGGCGTCCTCCGCCTCCTCTTCTTCCTCTTCTGCTCATTACTGAACCTCCCATTTTCTTTTTGCTATTCTTTCATTTTACCAAAATTCCTATTTCGTTTCTCAGGTCAATAGTCATGCTTTTTCGCCTTCAAACCGTGCATACACTTTTCTATTTGGGCGTGGACCATCGAATTCACAGTAATAAATGCCTTGCCATGTTCCGAGTATCAATTTTCCGTCCTTCACAAGCACTGTTTCACTCGTCCCCACGGTGCTCGCTTTCAGATGGGCCGCTGTATTTCCTTCCCCGTGCCGGTCTTTAGGGTGGTTCCAAGGGTAGATTTCATCCAGGCGCCGGATAACGTCTGTTTTGACGTCGGGGTCAGCGTTTTCATTAATTGTTAAACCCGCAGTCGTGTGCATATTAAAAAGCGTGACGATGCCATCGCGATACCCCTCTTTCGTTACCCAATCTTGAATATCTCCGGTAATGTCGATCATTTCATCCCGTTTTGATGTTTTGTACTGAAACATTTTCATATAAATTCCTCCTTCTTATACCAAATCCACACGTGACCGTATGGCGTTGGCAAGCATCAAAATGAGCCAAAAGGTGATGAGGCCTACGATGAGAAGAACCCCCGCGAGTGCATATCCCAACGCTTCCATATAATTGAAAATCTCGGTGACAAACACCCCCATCATCGTGCCGATCATGACGACCATCATATAAAAAATAAAGGTTACACCCCACTTCATAACGGGATGTTTTAATAACGTGAGCAAGGCAATCACCGAAGGGGTCAGAACAAACATCGTTGCCAATTGCGCGCTTGCATGGAAAAGGATCTCGGAAAAATCCGCATCTCCGAAACCGATCATTCTCCCAAATCCTTCAAGCACGATCCAAATCACACCGATGAGCATGACAACGAGTGCCCGTGCTTGAAAAAACGTTTTTAACGGAAGGGGCAACGAAAGCATGAACCTCCTCGTTTTATGTTTATCATCCGTTTGCGTCAACGTCAGCGCCAATATAAATATAATCACAAAGCCGGTCACGGAATAGTCTGTGTAAAATAAAGCCCCCGCGAACGGCGCAAAGATCACAAGAAAAAGAATCGCCCAGCGCAATAGCCACAGATCCAATTTCATAAGAGGTGCCATTACTCATCACCGCCTAAATAATAATCATGCAAATCCTCCAAGGCGGCTTGCTTCGACCCTTCTTCTTCAGGCTTTCCTTTATGTATCGTACCGTCAGCAGCTACGGCATGATTTTCCCGCAACTTCTCTACCAGACCGTGCGCGAGAATCTCTCCTTTGTCCATCAACCAAATCGATGAAGCAAGTTGCTCCATATCGGCCAAAATATGTGAAGAAAAAATAATCGTCGTTCCACGCTTTTTATTTTCCTCATTCAACAGCGCGATCATTTGTTTTCTCGATTTCGTGTCCAAGCCGGAGGTAGGTTCATCGAGCAACAACATTTCCGGATGATGGGCAAGCGCCGTCGCAATGCCTGTTTTCATACGCATGCCACGTGAGAACGTCTTTACTTTTTTCTTTTTATCAACCTCAAATTGATCAAGCAATGAAAAAAAATACGTATCATCCCAGCCTGTATAAACCTCGCTTAAAAATGAGGCCAATTTCGTCGCGTGCATATCGTCGTACACCGATAAATCATCGAAAACAAAACCGACCGTTTGCTTCCATTCTTGCATAGACGTCGCCGCCCCCTTGTCCGTATACCGATGAATGTTGCCACTTGTCGGCCGGATTAACCCGAGGACGAGTTGAATCATCGTCGACTTCCCTGCGCCGTTGTTCCCGATGACGCCGAGAATTTCTCCTTTTTCAATCGCATGCCCGGGCAGCGACAGCGTGAATTGATCCCTTTTCTTTGTGACTTCATTAAATTCAAGACGCGTGGACATCCGTTCACCTCCAAAAATAATTTTTCGAAAAAAAGATGGACTAGATCTATTTTCATGGTATAATATTCATTAATTATCAAATTACATCTTAATAATAGTATTTAATTCCTGATTTTAATTGCGGGGGACGCACATATGAATCTTCATAAACGAAATAAAATGTTGGCGAAACTGACTTGGGCTTTATTTGCCCTTGGGTTGATCGGCAATTTTGTCAGTGGCGTACCGACCGATGCGATTATCATCTTTACCATAACAGGAATCTTTTTAGCAGGTATAATCACTTTATTAACATATATGCAAAAAATCATTCCCGTCGTTCCTTATATCGTCACCGTTGGATTTGCCATTTTAACGATCGTTTTAGGTTTTAGCTCACCAAAGCTCTCCAATTTTCTGATCGTCTTTTTAAGCATCGCCATCGTTTCACTTTATCAAAATTATCGATTGATCGCATTAGCCGGTTTTCTTAATTTGATTTTAACAAATGTTTTTTTTATTGTATTGAATGAATCGATGTTTGTTGGATTAGGGACAGATATACAAATTTCACTAAATCTATTTGTCATTCTAATCACATTGGTATTGATGGGACAGGCCACCATTGGAACAAAACTGCAGCAAAACGTCGAAAATCAAGCGGAACAAGCCCTTCAAGGGAAAAAACAACTGGAAAAACTATTTGAAAAAGTCTCCCATTCGCAAGCAACCATCAAACAATTCAGCCGCAAAGTTAATGAAAACGTTTCTTCCATGAAGGAAGTATCCAATCAATTAAGGGAAGCATTCACCGAGGTTTCAAAAGGAACCGAGCATCAGGCGGCCAGTGTAAGCGAAATGAATGACCTTATGCAAAGTCAAGATCACACTGTAAACGAAGTGACAAGCCATACAACAAATGTGGCGACTGCAACGGATGACAGCTTAAAAGAGGCGACGGCCGATTATGAAAGGCTGCGGCAGTTAAAAATAGAAGTGGGCAAAGTTCAAAAAATGGTTCAAAGCACCGCTGATACGATGAACGAATTAGTGAACAAATCAAAAGATGTCGGTACGATTCTTGTCACGGTTGATGGGCTTGCCGAGCAAACGAACCTGTTATCATTGAACGCGGCCATCGAGGCTGCACGCGCGGGAGAACACGGAAAGGGCTTTGCCGTCGTCGCTGACGAAGTGCGAAAACTCGCGGTAGATTCCCAACAATCAACGAAAAAGATCGCCGATATCATCCACGGGATTCAAGAACAGTCCGGAACGGTCGCCAAAGAAGTGCATCGAAGCAAAAGCGCCATCGATGAAAGCCTTGATATGGCAAAGCAAAGTGAAGAAAGCCTAGAGAAATTGGTAAAAAACATGGGGACTATGAGAGAATCGGCTCGTTCGCTTGAAACCCTCGTTAAAAAATTGGAGGATTCTTCTGAAACAATTACCGGTGAAATCACTGCCATCGCAGGTGTCACCCAAAATTCGCACGGAATGGTCGAAGAAGTATTCGCAAGCGTCGAAGAACAAAACGAATACATGGTCGAAATCAACGATCAATTTGAGCAATTGGAAGCATTAAATGAAGACTTATCGGAATTAGTGGTGAATACTCCTAAATAACAACAACATTTCCACGGCGAACTTCTTAACGTTCGCCTATTTTGGCTACCCGTCCAAAACAAGCGCACGGACTGCCTCAATGACCACTTCCGGATGATCGGCGTGCAAAAAATGATCGCCATCGGGAACGATGATTTGTTCACTTTCTGTAGACCATTCAAGTAAATCTTTTTGTGATTCCCCCCAACCTTCCATATCGTTTTCCCCGCCGGTGATAACCGTTAGCGGAATGTCCCCTGTCTCTCCGCCATTAAGCACTGTATTACCGTTGTCGTTTAAACGCGATCTTTCTTCCAACATGGTATTGTTCCAGAGGTTTTGCATCGTTTGCTTGCGATTTAATTCAAGCACGTCACCCGGTAGATTTTCATTTGTATCTAAAATCCCTGGATAGATGGATCCAACAGCGCGTACAACCCCTGTATTCCGCAAAAACTGCATGCCTCTAAAGGGCAACACATTCGGCACGGACATTTCAGCCGCAA
It includes:
- a CDS encoding DUF6884 domain-containing protein, whose translation is MTTLAILPCGNRKIWDKEGEIGPVFARDAYIGTFHRLCRAYAEMFHPQWVILSAKHGFLQLEDTVPGPYDLSFSHKSDDIISMKCLAEQVRKKRLNDFQHLVVLTGKKYKPIVEKSFGPHANIEMPLLGSRGIGEMQQKLKQALKEGRPL
- a CDS encoding secondary thiamine-phosphate synthase enzyme YjbQ, which translates into the protein MKMFQYKTSKRDEMIDITGDIQDWVTKEGYRDGIVTLFNMHTTAGLTINENADPDVKTDVIRRLDEIYPWNHPKDRHGEGNTAAHLKASTVGTSETVLVKDGKLILGTWQGIYYCEFDGPRPNRKVYARFEGEKA
- a CDS encoding ABC-2 transporter permease; amino-acid sequence: MAPLMKLDLWLLRWAILFLVIFAPFAGALFYTDYSVTGFVIIFILALTLTQTDDKHKTRRFMLSLPLPLKTFFQARALVVMLIGVIWIVLEGFGRMIGFGDADFSEILFHASAQLATMFVLTPSVIALLTLLKHPVMKWGVTFIFYMMVVMIGTMMGVFVTEIFNYMEALGYALAGVLLIVGLITFWLILMLANAIRSRVDLV
- a CDS encoding ABC transporter ATP-binding protein, with translation MSTRLEFNEVTKKRDQFTLSLPGHAIEKGEILGVIGNNGAGKSTMIQLVLGLIRPTSGNIHRYTDKGAATSMQEWKQTVGFVFDDLSVYDDMHATKLASFLSEVYTGWDDTYFFSLLDQFEVDKKKKVKTFSRGMRMKTGIATALAHHPEMLLLDEPTSGLDTKSRKQMIALLNEENKKRGTTIIFSSHILADMEQLASSIWLMDKGEILAHGLVEKLRENHAVAADGTIHKGKPEEEGSKQAALEDLHDYYLGGDE
- a CDS encoding methyl-accepting chemotaxis protein, which gives rise to MNLHKRNKMLAKLTWALFALGLIGNFVSGVPTDAIIIFTITGIFLAGIITLLTYMQKIIPVVPYIVTVGFAILTIVLGFSSPKLSNFLIVFLSIAIVSLYQNYRLIALAGFLNLILTNVFFIVLNESMFVGLGTDIQISLNLFVILITLVLMGQATIGTKLQQNVENQAEQALQGKKQLEKLFEKVSHSQATIKQFSRKVNENVSSMKEVSNQLREAFTEVSKGTEHQAASVSEMNDLMQSQDHTVNEVTSHTTNVATATDDSLKEATADYERLRQLKIEVGKVQKMVQSTADTMNELVNKSKDVGTILVTVDGLAEQTNLLSLNAAIEAARAGEHGKGFAVVADEVRKLAVDSQQSTKKIADIIHGIQEQSGTVAKEVHRSKSAIDESLDMAKQSEESLEKLVKNMGTMRESARSLETLVKKLEDSSETITGEITAIAGVTQNSHGMVEEVFASVEEQNEYMVEINDQFEQLEALNEDLSELVVNTPK